Proteins from one Coffea arabica cultivar ET-39 chromosome 8c, Coffea Arabica ET-39 HiFi, whole genome shotgun sequence genomic window:
- the LOC140013524 gene encoding uncharacterized protein produces the protein MSLIWKYFYDEENNLVIPTTENMQDTLVISKQNNKTVAIEVDISDDEYGDSSSDSSWRQNLHSDNEDELVLDRVSNDDSEDSDTNFSDFEDNEAEIMVPDSESEEGDDPMRQLMGSKMWIYNPKDDIEFEKGQLFINVDAFRAVLKDYVIQKGFPLLRLKNERSRVTAICNAEGCQWRIHASPVADNITFQIKSYQPQHTCVMDKHCVEATSNWMAKKLVGVMRDHPNMTSKGVETKLKKYGMKPSKMQIFRSKNKVLNEIEGTHTESYSKLPKYAELLRNNNPNSICKIHYDRPNLLVEPKFLRIFISFRAQKLRFLEGCSSFVGFDGCFLKGPFGGVLLIAVALDANNSIFPIAFAVIEYENKDTWWWFFYYFQEFFGPFDNNIPLTFMTDRQKGWNLTYKEIFPDATKRHYCRHICSNFKSQFSRILLRSFFWKAAKSYDVVGYNEAMVSIKDINITVWRCLDKIPRSSWCRHVFSSQLKCDHVTNNFTESFNDWVGDLRGKPILTLVDGLRRMFIKKLHKRYQKGCTLTANITPRIAEKLTEISQASRKYEMHMASENTFEIGDLDRSYIVNLSKRICDCGTFQISGIPCKYAALGEKNWNITVKLSSQRTCI, from the coding sequence ATGTCTCTGATATGGAAATATTTCTACGATGAAGAGAATAACTTAGTAATTCCAACTACTGAGAACATGCAAGATACTCTGGTTATTAGTAAACAGAATAACAAGACAGTAGCAATAGAAGTTGATATCTCAGATGATGAGTATGGAGACTCTAGCTCTGATTCTTCGTGGAGACAAAATCTGCATAGCGACAATGAGGATGAATTAGTTCTAGACAGGGTTTCAAATGATGATAGTGAGGACAGTGATactaatttttctgattttgaagaTAATGAAGCAGAAATTATGGTTCCTGATTCTGAAAGTGAGGAAGGGGATGATCCTATGAGACAGTTGATGGGATCAAAGATGTGGATTTACAATCCTAAAGATGACATAGAGTTTGAGAAGGGTCAATTATTTATCAATGTGGATGCATTTAGGGCTGTCTTGAAAGATTATGTTATTCAAAAAGGCTTTCCACTTCTGAGATTGAAAAATGAGAGATCTAGAGTGACTGCTATCTGCAATGCTGAGGGATGCCAGTGGAGAATACATGCATCACCAGTGGCTGATAATATCACTTTTCAGATTAAAAGTTACCAACCACAGCACACTTGTGTGATGGATAAACACTGTGTTGAAGCCACATCTAATTGGATGGCCAAGAAGCTGGTTGGTGTCATGAGAGATCATCCTAATATGACCAGCAAAGGTGTAGAGACAAAATTGAAGAAGTATGGTATGAAACCAAGTAAAATGCAGATTTTCAGATCTAAAAACAAAGTACTTAATGAAATAGAAGGCACACATACTGAATCTTATTCTAAACTACCAAAATATGCTGAACTGTTAAGGAACAATAATCCCAATAGCATTTGTAAAATACATTATGATAGGCCAAATCTGTTAGTTGAGCCTAAATTTCTGAGAATCTTCATTAGCTTTAGAGCTCAAAAGCTGAGATTCCTAGAAGGTTGTAGCTCTTTTGTGGGATTTGATGGATGTTTCTTAAAAGGTCCATTTGGAGGTGTGCTTCTCATAGCAGTGGCTTTGGATGCAAACAATAGCATATTTCCAATAGCATTTGCTGTAATTGAATATGAGAACAAGGATACTTGGTGGTGGTTCTTCTATTACTTTCAAGAGTTCTTTGGACCATTTGACAATAACATCCCTTTAACTTTCATGACTGATAGGCAGAAGGGATGGAATCTTACTTATAAGGAGATATTTCCTGATGCAACTAAACGACATTATTGTAGGCATATATGCAGCAATTTCAAGTCTCAATTTTCAAGAATATTACTTAGAAGTTTCTTTTGGAAGGCAGCAAAAAGTTATGATGTTGTTGGCTATAATGAAGCAATGGTAAGTATTAAAGATATTAACATTACTGTTTGGAGATGTCTGGATAAAATTCCAAGAAGTTCTTGGTGTAGGCATGTCTTCTCATCTCAACTTAAGTGTGATCATGTAACAAATAATTTCACTGAATCCTTTAATGACTGGGTTGGTGATCTTAGAGGAAAGCCTATACTAACATTAGTTGATGGTTTGAGGAGAATGTTCATAAAAAAATTGCACAAGAGATACCAGAAAGGTTGCACTTTGACTGCTAATATCACTCCTAGGATTGCTGAGAAACTCACAGAAATTAGCCAAGCATCAAGAAAATATGAGATGCATATGGCTAGTGAAAACACATTCGAGATTGGTGATCTGGACAGAAGCTACATAGTTAATCTCAGCAAAAGAATCTGTGACTGTGGTACTTTTCAAATATCTGGAATTCCATGTAAATATGCAGCACTAGGAGAGAAAAATTGGAATATTACTGTAAAGCTTAGTTCACAAAGGACATGTATTTAA